ATAGATGGTGGTAAACTAATGAGTTCAGATATTAATGAACTCTATAGAAGAGTTATCTATCGGAACAATACTCTTATTGATCTATTAACAACAAGTAGATCTACGCCAGGGGAATTAGTAATGTGTCAGGAAAAATTGGTACAAGAAGCCGTGGATACACTTCTTGATAATGGAATCCGCGGACAACCAATGAGAGACGGTCATAATAAGGTTTACAAGTCCTTTTCGGATGTAATTGAAGGCAAAGAAGGAAGATTTCATGAGACTATGCTTGGAAAACGAGTCGATTATTCGGGGCGTTCTGTCATTGTCGTAGGCCCCTCACTCTCATTACATCGATGTGGATTGCCTCGCGAAATAGCAATAGAGCTTTTCCAGATATTTGTAATTCTTGGTCTAATTAGACAACATCTTGCTTCGAACATAGGAGTTGCTAAGAGTAAAATTCGAGAAAAAGAGCCAATTGTATGGGAAATACTTCAAGAAGTTATGCAGGGGCATCCGGTATTACTGAATAGAGCGCCTACTTTGCATAGATTAGGCATACAGGCATTCCAACCCATTTTAGTGGAAGGTCGTGCTATTTGTTTACATCCATTAGTTTGTAAGGGATTAAATGCAGACTTTGATGGGGATCAAATGGCCATTCATGTACCTTTATCGTTGGAGGCTCAAGCGGAGGCTCGTTTACTTATGTTTTCTCATATGAATCTCTTATCTCCAGCTATTGGAGATCCCATTTCCGTACCAACCCAAGATATGCTTATAGGTCTCTATGTATTAACAAGCGAGAATCATCGAGGTATTTGTGCAAATAGGTATAATCCACGTAATcacaaaaattatcaaaatgaaaGAATTGACGATAATAACGATCAATATATGAAAGAATCGCTTTTTGCTAATTCCTATAATGCAATTGGTGCTTATCGGCAGAAAAGAATCCATTTAGATAGTCCTTTGTGGCTCCGGTGGCAACTAGATCAACGCGCTATTGCTTCAAGAGAAGCTCCTACCGAAGTTCACTATGAATCTTTGGGTACCTATCATGAGATTTATGAACACTATCTAAtagtaagaaatataaaaaaagaaattctttGTATATTCATTCGAACTACTGTTGGTCATATTTCTCTTTATCGAGAAATTGAAGAAGCTATACAAGGGTTTTGCCAAGCCGGCTCAGATGGTATCTAATCATAGGGATCTAAGCTAAGTCATTCTATGACATTGGCATGAATTTCAATCTTTTCGGTTCAGCTAGGACCATAGTTCCTGAATTTCATTTCTATGCAAATCAAAATCGAGAAAAGGAAGTTTCCAATCATTGACTCAAATCCATTGTCGAACTCTACTCAACGGAATATGGAGGTACTTATGGCCAATCGGGCCAATCTGGTCTTTCACAATAAAGTGATAGATGGAACTGCCATTAAACGACTTATTAGCCGATTAATAGATCATTTTGGAATGGCATATACATCACACATTCTGGATCAAGTAAAGACTCTAGGTTTCCAGCAAGCCACTGCTACATCCATTTCATTAGGAATTGATGATCTTTTAACAATACCTTCTAAAGGATGGCTAGTTCAAGATGCTGAACAACaaagtttgattttggaaaAACACTATCATTATGGAAATGTACACGCGGTAGAAAAATTACGCCAATCTATTGAGATATGGTATGCTACAAGTGAATATTTGCGACAAGAAATGAATCTTAATTTTACGATGACGGAACCCTTTAATCCAGTCCATATAATGTCTTTTTCGGGAGCTAGGAGAAATGCATCTCAAGTACACCAATTAGTAGGTATGAGAGGATTAATGTCGGATCAACAAGGACAAATGATTGATTTACCTATTCAAAGCAATTTACGCGAAGGACTCTCTTTAACAGAATATATTATTTCTTGCTACGGAGCCCGAAAAGGGGTTGTCGATACTGCTGTACGAACATCAGATGCTGGATATCTTACGCGTCGACTTGTTGAAGTAGTTCAACACATTGTTGTACGTAGAACCGATTGTGGTACCACCCGCGGGATCTCTGTGAGTCCCCGAAATGGGATGATGTCGGAAAGAATTTTTATTCAAACATTAATTGGTCGTGTATTAGCGGATAGTATATATATGGGCCTACGATGCATTGCCATTCGAAATCAAGATATTGGGATTGGGCTTGCCAATCGATTCATAACCTTTCGAACACAAACAATATCTATTCGAACTCCCTTTACTTGTAGGAGTACGTCTTGGATCTGTCGATTATGTTATGGTCGGAGTCCTACTCATGGCGATCTATTGGAATTGGGGGAAGCCATAGGTATTATTGCAGGTCAATCCATTGGAGAGCCAGGTACTCAACTAACATTAAGAACATTTCATACCGGTGGAGTATTTACAGGGGGTACTGCAGAACATGTTCGAGCTCCCTCTAAtggaaaaatcaaatttaatgaGGATCTGGTTCATCCGATACGTACACGTCATGGGCATCATGCCTTTCTATGTTCTATAGACTTGTATGTAACTATTGAGAGTCACGATATTCTACATAACGTGACTATTCCACCAAAGAGTCTCCTTTTAGTTCAAAACAATCAATATATAGAATCAGAACAAGTTATTGCTGAAATTCGGGCGGGAACATACACTTTGAATTTTAAAGAGAAGGTTCGAAAACATATTTATTCCGATTCA
This region of Mercurialis annua linkage group LG1-X, ddMerAnnu1.2, whole genome shotgun sequence genomic DNA includes:
- the LOC126664669 gene encoding DNA-directed RNA polymerase subunit beta''-like; translated protein: MQIKIEKRKFPIIDSNPLSNSTQRNMEVLMANRANLVFHNKVIDGTAIKRLISRLIDHFGMAYTSHILDQVKTLGFQQATATSISLGIDDLLTIPSKGWLVQDAEQQSLILEKHYHYGNVHAVEKLRQSIEIWYATSEYLRQEMNLNFTMTEPFNPVHIMSFSGARRNASQVHQLVGMRGLMSDQQGQMIDLPIQSNLREGLSLTEYIISCYGARKGVVDTAVRTSDAGYLTRRLVEVVQHIVVRRTDCGTTRGISVSPRNGMMSERIFIQTLIGRVLADSIYMGLRCIAIRNQDIGIGLANRFITFRTQTISIRTPFTCRSTSWICRLCYGRSPTHGDLLELGEAIGIIAGQSIGEPGTQLTLRTFHTGGVFTGGTAEHVRAPSNGKIKFNEDLVHPIRTRHGHHAFLCSIDLYVTIESHDILHNVTIPPKSLLLVQNNQYIESEQVIAEIRAGTYTLNFKEKVRKHIYSDSEGEMHWSVDVYHAPEFTYSNVHLLPKTSHLWILSGNSCRSSIVPFSLHKDQDQMSVHSLSVKRRYISSPPVNNDQEKSKFFSSDFSSKKESRIPDYSKLNGILCNRHCNLIYPAILVENSDLLAKRRRNKFIILFQSIQEQEKGLMTHSAISIEMEIPLNGILRRNSVFAYFDDPQYRRKSSRITKYGTIGVHSIVKKEDLIEYRGVK